TTTCATTTGAATCCAATTGTAGAGTCCGAAACAAGCAAGGATTAAAAAATCAAAACTCAAAGGCAATAAACTTGATATCTTTTGAAAATACAGGTATACGCAAATAACATCTACACCAATCCAAAGTATCCAACTTTCAATAAATCTTCTGGCCATAAGTGTATTTGCGATGATGCTAGCTACGGCCACCAGCGTATCTGAATAAGGATAAGCAGCAGGTTCCGGAAATGCGGATGGAAAAAATTCGTGAATATGCGACATGAACTTTCCAAAGACTATTGTGCAAATGATGATTAGAAATGCAAATAAAGGCCAATCCCTGGTTTGACAAATACTTTAA
The genomic region above belongs to Saprospiraceae bacterium and contains:
- a CDS encoding nicotinamide mononucleotide transporter produces the protein MCQTRDWPLFAFLIIICTIVFGKFMSHIHEFFPSAFPEPAAYPYSDTLVAVASIIANTLMARRFIESWILWIGVDVICVYLYFQKISSLLPLSFDFLILACFGLYNWIQMKRKQDQISKSLHRL